A genomic window from Nosocomiicoccus massiliensis includes:
- a CDS encoding Txe/YoeB family addiction module toxin produces MSVTQYKVIIKNSAKTDLKKIKQSNLKYNFMKIIKTLKNDPFKSTQSFKKLVPKSEGRYSRRINHQHRVVYTVNEDEKIVYIYSCWSHYE; encoded by the coding sequence ATGAGCGTAACACAGTATAAAGTTATTATTAAAAATAGTGCAAAGACCGATTTGAAAAAGATTAAGCAATCAAACTTAAAGTATAACTTTATGAAGATTATAAAGACATTAAAAAATGATCCCTTTAAATCGACACAATCATTTAAAAAGCTCGTACCAAAAAGTGAGGGAAGATATTCTAGAAGAATTAACCATCAACACAGAGTGGTTTATACAGTAAATGAAGATGAGAAAATCGTCTATATTTACTCATGCTGGTCTCATTATGAATAA
- a CDS encoding NADPH-dependent FMN reductase, protein MNILVLVGANVGSKTATALQYVTDYFETHYNTHNIEMIDLKDKTLNLADGRHYEDWSGDTKEVISKMLAADVIVIGFPVFQASIPAVLKNLFDLLPINGLKGKTVSIVSTAGSNRHFLVAEMMLKPILNYMKAHVLSSYVFITPEAYEGKRLTDVNILHRLDNLADETIDIAEAHQSFSKRKNK, encoded by the coding sequence ATGAATATACTAGTATTAGTTGGAGCGAATGTCGGTTCAAAAACGGCAACTGCTTTACAATACGTCACAGATTATTTTGAAACACATTATAATACTCATAATATCGAGATGATCGATTTAAAAGATAAAACACTCAACTTAGCAGATGGTCGTCATTATGAAGACTGGTCGGGTGACACAAAAGAAGTTATTTCTAAAATGTTAGCCGCTGACGTCATCGTTATCGGATTCCCAGTGTTCCAAGCATCAATCCCTGCAGTTCTAAAAAACTTATTCGACCTATTACCAATCAATGGCTTAAAAGGAAAAACAGTATCCATCGTCTCAACAGCAGGATCCAATAGACATTTCTTAGTTGCAGAAATGATGCTGAAGCCAATATTAAACTACATGAAAGCACACGTACTATCATCATATGTATTCATCACACCAGAAGCATACGAAGGAAAGCGACTCACAGACGTTAACATCTTGCACCGACTCGATAATTTAGCAGATGAAACAATCGACATCGCCGAGGCACATCAATCATTTAGTAAACGTAAGAACAAATAA
- a CDS encoding type II toxin-antitoxin system Phd/YefM family antitoxin gives MEIITPTKARENFYNILKEVNESHSPIVISGSKSNSEAVLISKEDWDSINETLYLENNGVLNVVRERMEDNSGWTDIDDINWDEL, from the coding sequence ATGGAAATTATTACACCCACAAAGGCTAGGGAAAATTTTTATAATATTTTAAAAGAAGTTAATGAAAGTCATAGTCCAATAGTTATTAGTGGTAGCAAATCAAACTCTGAAGCAGTCCTTATTAGTAAAGAAGATTGGGATAGTATTAATGAAACGCTATATTTAGAAAATAACGGTGTATTAAATGTAGTTAGAGAACGAATGGAAGATAATAGTGGTTGGACAGATATTGACGATATCAATTGGGATGAGCTATGA